In Acidobacteriota bacterium, the DNA window ATCTTGACCTCCACGAGGTTCTTGTGGCCGCTCATCTTGACCACCACCATGCCGCCGCCCACGGAGGCCTCGATCAGCATCTCGGAAAGCTCGCGTTGCATCTTCTCCTGCATCTGCTGAGCTTGCTTCATCAATTGGCGTATGTTCATGGCTTCGCTTGTCCTCGATCCTCTTTTGCCTTGGCTCTTGGGTGCCTAACCGTCTTCGTGGGGCGCGACACTATCTATCCTACCGCCGAAAATGTCCAACACAGTTTGCACCCGCGGGTCTTCCCGAACCGTCGGGTCCGGCGCCGCCTCGTGGACTTTCTCCGTCTCGGCCTGAGCGGGAGCGTCGACGGGATGC includes these proteins:
- a CDS encoding YbaB/EbfC family nucleoid-associated protein, coding for MNIRQLMKQAQQMQEKMQRELSEMLIEASVGGGMVVVKMSGHKNLVEVKIDPEMMNPDEKEMLEDLILAAVNEANRQVDEALQGKMGSMAGGLPGMF